In the genome of Malania oleifera isolate guangnan ecotype guangnan chromosome 5, ASM2987363v1, whole genome shotgun sequence, the window tactgctcacaaaactccatgaatcAAGAATTAACGTACTCTATCCCATTGTCCGACCTCaagcatttgattctcctccccattTGGTTTTTCACTTCAGTCTTCCAAATCTTGAACCTGGCAAACATATCAGACTTGTATCGCATGAAATATATCCAAACTTTTCGTGAGTAATTGCCAACAAAACTTACATAATACACATGTctaccctttgatgcaactctaactgggccccaaatatcgaaatgcacataatcaagaataccttttgtcTTGTGTACAACTGGTTTGAattttgccctattttgttttctaagaacacaaatcctgcaaAAATTCAcctaacatgatttcaaacctttcaaGAGTTTTCTCTTGTGTAATTCCTCCATACCATGTTCCCCCATctgcccaagacgcatatgccacaagacggtctcatcagATTCAACATCTACGGCTGCAgttccacctacaacagtagttccctgcaatgtatAGATATTCTCATCTAACTTTTGTCCTAAGATCACCATTAGatttcctttccatactttcataactccACCTTCAAACTTGTAATTAAAACCATTACAATTTAAGGTGTCaaatgatatcaaactctttcttaaCTCTGAAATATATCTTACATTGCTCAagaaaagcattttttttttttatagataatGTAACTGAAAAATAAATTGGAATAAGTTAATAGAAAAAATTGCATAAGAATAACTAAAACTAACCTCTCCACCAGATACATCCATCAATAGCGAACTGGTCCACTAATCTTAGCTTCAGAcgccaaatgagtaaccaaatgCACCACGACAGTAAAAAAGGAGGGGGGAAAGATCTTCTCCAATTGGCACATCACATTTCAAGATTCTAGTTGCTCAAGATCATGGACAGCTAGAACTTCAGAGTCGTTCCCTAAAGATACAACAAAGGTCAATTAAAGGAGCAACAACATTCCTTGGCAAAGAACCATGTAATGCTATTAGAAGAAGTTGTTGCATTAGAATATGACAATCATGAGTCTTCAAGCCCATTATTCTTCTTCCTTGAGTTGCACACATTGTGATAAGTTAAACGAATAACAATCAGGGGCTTTTACATTTTTCAAGACTTTAAGGAATGCATCCTTCTCAATTAGAGACATTGTCAAGCAAATTGGTGGCTTATACACTTTTTTTGGGTCATAAATCTAAGGAGCTCACTTCTAATACCCATATCTTGAATATCCAAATGTGCTTTTAAATTATCCTTCGTTTTCCCATTCAAGTTCAATAATGTTCCGAATATGTTATCACACATATTTTTCTCTATGTGCGTCACATCAAGGCTATGACGCAATAAATGACACTCTAAATAAGtcaaagtaaaaagaaaaaaaaaagatcctCTTCTTCCATGTTTGAAATTCTTCATTGGcatctcattttctttttctccttgGTGCATTAATAGGCTCACTAAAATCGCACATTACACTGGTGTGCTGTAAAACATCACTTCCAGATAGTGTTTCAAGTGCTGACCTGGTTTCCTATCTATCATAAAAAATGCCCTATCTCTACAAAGTCTATGATTTATATTCAAGAATTGTCTGTGACCCATGTAACAATATTTCCCACCATATTTTAACCACCTAGAATGAGTATGATAATTGCAAGAAGGAAAAGCAAGTGCGCATTTGGTTTTCCATCCAGACAAATCCATATAGGCAGGGAAGTCATTTATCATCTACAACAAAGCTACTTGCATTTGAAATGTTTCTCCACTAGAAGCATCATAAGTTGCAAGATCATTCTCCCACAATCCCTTCAATTCATCAATCAAAGGTTCTAAACAAACATATATCTTGAAAACAGTGAGTAGGGGCCAAGAATAATCAATGAAAATATGATAGAAGAGTGTTTCATACATACTTGTGTTGGCAAGTTGTACAGAACCAAGACAAAAGGCTAGCAACTATGAGTACCATTCTTTGTTCGAAAAGGGTTGAATCCATCAGCTGCTAAACCAAACCTTACATTACGAGGATTATAGGAAAAGTTTTCATATCGCCCATCAAAAGATGCCCATGCTGGAGAATCAGTTGAATGCCTCATTAACCCATCACTAGTTCTACCTTGTAAATGCCACTTTATCAAAGGTGTAGTTTTTGAAGATACAACCATTCAGACAAATATCAATCTTCTCATACAACCACTTCAATTTCTGCATTTTCTTTTCGGATTAACATACAACCATTCGAACAAATATCAATCTTCCCATATCCAAACCCTAAGTCCTTGACATACTTCTTTGTCTCATAAAAATCCTTTGGTAACTTAGCATCCAAAGGAAGCATATCTTTTATAATCTCAAGAAACATGGTAAATGCCTTATTGCTCATTCCACTAAAGCATTTAACATGGTATGACATCACAATTGCTAATAACTTACTATACTTATCACACCCATCATACAAAGGTAGATCAGCATTTTGAGCAATTCATAAAACTTCTTTGAATCCTCAATTGGTCTTTGTCTAGTGGTTTGCAGATCGGGATCTTCTCCATATAACTCTTGAAAATTATCACCACATTCAAATCCATCCCAAATTTGGTTGTGCATTTGTAAAACCTCATGCAGCTTACCTCGTAGATCATTAGCTACCATAATTGGGACTTGACTACTAACCTAATTAAATGTAGTTGCTGCTTGATATTTGGGTTCCCCATAAAAGAACCAGTTATCATAATTAAGACTAATTCCATTACAAAGAAAATGATCCCAAACTTCATCTTGACTCCATCTATATGAGTTTGTACACTTTAGACAAGGGTATGAAAATCTTCCATCATTTGATGCATTTATAAATGCAAAATCTAACAAGTCCCTGACCCCTTTGCGGTATTGGAGCATCAATCTACTCCTTTTCACCCAACTCTTATCCATAGAAGGAAGTGCcttaagaaaataataattacaatccCATTAGTATAACTAAAAAAAAGTGTTAAATGCCAAAAATTACTCTTAACAAAAACAAAATCACTCAATACCTATGAGTTGTTTGGTACATTAGAATGTAataaaatgatgagagagagagagagagagagagagagagagagagagagagagagagagagagagagagagaggggagagtaCACAAAATCGACGGCGACCAGCAGAATCGAAGGCTTCGGAATGCATAGATTATGCAACGGCGGCCGAATCGAGGCCTTCAAAATGCAGGAATCAGCGATGGCAATCAGATTAATCCATCGATGGCTTTGAAATGCAGCAACTGGTGATGGCAACTTGCAGAATTGATGGCGATCCTCTTGCAGGAATCGAGGCTGCAGTTACAGCCCTAAGGAGAGAGTGTCGTTGAGAATGGAAAGAACGCTCGACGACAGCGACTTGCAGAATGGAAAAGAAGCCGCAGATACAGCCCTAGCAAAGGAGAAAGTACCATTGAGAATAGAAGGACCGCTCAACGACGGTTACTTGCAGAATGGAAGAGAAGTCGCAGTTACAGCCCTAGATATGGATAGAGTGTCACTGAAAATGGAAGGAAAGCCATGGCAAGCGCAAGGGATCCCCGTGCGGCCGTGCAGTACTTTTTGTTCTGGAACCCTCGATTAAGCGTTAGAGATCCCCGTGTAAATGCAAACTAGCTAAGTTTCTCCAGCTTGTAAGGAATAAGTTAAACGACGTCATTTTAATGGCGTAGAATGACTTCATTTAATAGTCAAAATTCATGGCAAAAAATTAGGGAATTGTTTTGGGGTCAAACTTAATATTTCACTGGTGGTTACTCACATGAGAATCAAATCCGCTGTAAAAATGAGGTTTTACTGGTGGATTAAATTATAAGTAAGAACCACGGGCCGAATACGCTCTATGTCGGTGGTCATTTTAAATAACCCATAACAAACCACTGATATTGAACCTAATTTTTgtagtgataatttaatattactAGGTATTAATAGCATTACAGCTCATGCGATGTATAGGATAACATTAATttttactataaaaaataaatgtatttgaaatccattaataatgtatttatcttttaatattaaaaGTTTTTTTCATTAATAAATTACTAAACTTAGACAattgcttcaaatattgaatagTTAAATCGTTGACTATATTATCATTTAGGTCAAGTAATATAGACAAGTAACTTAATTTCTAGTTTAATAAAAtcattcctatatatatatatatataaactaagaGTCGAAGAATTTGATAAATACATTATAGAAAGTTACATTACCCTTATAGTCATtggtttcaaaaaaaatttctcgaGTAAAAGttagatttaatattattgttaataaCATTATGAACcgttatattaaattaaattttttttttgtgtatttaaCTACATAAAAAAAGCTATGATtgccattttaaaattttaaattttaaattttttaattgaagttatctaagaagataccttcatgtTTAATTATTACCCTCCTTAATTAATTAGTAGCATGCCTTTACTATTTTTTCCTCctataaatataaacaaacatagAACAATAATCAAACACAACACTAAataggaaaaaggaaaataaaaataaaaaataaagagagagagagagagagagagagagagagagagagagagagagagagtggcatCCTCCTTTCCCCCCAGACTACTCCTTGCCTTCGTTCTCCCTCTCATCGTGGCAATTCTTCTTTGTGGCCCATCTGCCGCCGTCGACCTCACCACCATCGACAAAATCTGCAACCTTACCTCCGATCAGAACTATTGCAAGCCTTTCTTCGACGACCGTCGTACGAAAGACGCCGACCTCCGGGGGCTTTGTCCCTTGTCTGTTGCCATCGCCACCAGCCGCATCCAAGACACCGCCGACCGCATCCCCGGTTTATTGAGCGCTGCAACAAATCCAACAGATAAGCAGAGGCTCGGCGTTTGCCAAACGGATTACAGCACAGCTCTAGACAAGTTCAAGGGAGCATTCAGTTCGGCGAGCAGCGAGGCTTATAACGACGTCGTAAACTTGGTCAGGGAAGGAGCTAATGCGGCCATTGACTGTAACAATGTGCACCGGAGAAGCCCGCCGATAGGGCAGTCGCCGATATTCGATGATAATTGGAATGTTGCGAAGATGGCAGGGATTGTTTTTGCTGTCGTCCAAGCTATTACAGTTGGGTTTTGATGCAATGGGGTGGTAGtgtgtttttctttttataataatatataaaataaatttaattaaataaaagtaaaaaaaaaaaaaataggtataATATGttgatgataaaaataaaaaattaaaaaaaaattgagaaagatgcaagaaaaataattttacggccaataaaataaaaaagttgtTTGAGCCTTGAAAATTCTCATACTTTTAATTGGTCAAAAGTTACTAACTAAAAATCATCTGCATTTGAGAAACCACACACGCATTGCTGAAACGAGAGGAAAGAGCTTCCCCACAAACATAATATAGAAAGAAGTAAGAATTATTCTCATTGGATTCTCGGCGCAACATACAAGTATCTAAACTAAAGACTCGTGCTTATAATAAACATGTAAAAGAAAAGAACTAAGCGTTGAAAGTTTTAATAAATGAAGTAAAAAATTGAGAGCAAAAGGAACCCAAAGTATATCCCTTAGTCAAACTCAAACATCTCTGCTTGCTCAAGAAACAAAAACGTCCAATGCTTCTAACAATTATTAAGCTCATCAAACCTTTCTTTAGTTGAGATTTTTTAAGAGGTAGAAAGAGGTGAGAATTAGGGACTCGATCATGGCACAATATACAAATATTGGACTAAAAACTCTTGCTTCACTTGTAATAATCAAAACGACACATGCTATCCTTTTGATGGTCACTAAATAGTGATATTTTCCTCCATTGGGACACTTCTAAAACAATACGCCCACCATCTTTATCTGACAATGACAAACTTACAATGTACTAAGGAAATTTATTTACAAGTTTGAGCATGCACATATGCGTATGTGGAAGGACTAAAGACAGAAAGCACTAATGAAGTActctttattatttcaatttactTTTTATGTTGTTCAAAAGTTTCTAAATTATAGTTCTGTAATGAATGAAGGGGCGGATTTTAGGGCTTGTCGTTTTGTCATATACTTTCTACAacgatttttttttcttgttattaatttttcgttgttaaaaaataaaattcttgtaGTGTTGGATTTATCTGGATTTCAAAGAAACTAAACACGACTTTGTCTGGTTGGTGGTTTCCTTATGTTGTTTACAAAAAATACACATATTTGCAAGGACCCATCATCTTTGAAGATTTTTTTGGGTGAGGGTTCTATCCATCGTGTTAGGTGGTCTAGGGCCTTTCTCAATCTCAAAAGTTAGTCCATggggtgagactttccctcacatTTAATAACTAACTACTAGCCTCTTTCACAACtgatgtgggataacccaacaATCTCTTTCTCACACATCGGGGTCTTTCCCAGCAAGGCACACTAGGGAGATTAATGTTGGtgaaccaggctctgataccaatcatcgactctgataccacttgttagcaccagAGGAGCTCATGgataggcttgatacacatgaatgaacaccaacttgacctaaaagcttaagcttattaGGTCTTGGGCCGaactatgtatataagcacccatcatccactcaaattttctaatgtgagacaaactcacaagtagaattcttaaCACAACGAGGCCAACCAAAGGAGACAATAAGAAGCTTTAAAAGGGATCATTTAGTTCCAAATTACCTTATTCTATCCAtctttgccatgttttgattgtCATTGAATACTGGCAATTCCCTGCTCATAAAAGTTTCTAAATTAAAGTTTTGTAGTGTTTGGAGGAATGGATTTCAAGACTTGCCATTTTTAATATGCTTTCTATAACATTTTTTACCTTGTCGTTAATTTTTTATCCTTAGAAAACAAAAATCTTGTAGTGTTGGATTTgtgatttgaaagaaacttaatATAACTTTGTGCTAAATTTTATTCACATTCACATAAATCCAAATATAAAGTTCAAATTCCATGTTCCTAATTGGGGTAGGGTTATATTATTTCTACTTATAGTATGTGtatgtattttttaatttaaaaaatttgttagaGACCCCTGCAATGCATAGAATATCATTCTTTTTAATATTAAacaaattattcaaaaaaatagtattaattttaaattactcAATTTAGATAATATGGTCAAACCTTTAACTATTTTTTCATTTAGATTGTTATTCAAGTTAAATAATAAAAGCGGTTGATTTCTTTTCCTAATTTGAAAGAGTCAATCTCAAATAATTAATTGTGAAAATTATAGGACCACTTAACAAATTCTTTTGCCACAACATATAATCTTTAAAAAATTAACGAGTCATAAAAAGtgtaataaatataaatttaaaaaaagttTAGAGACATATATATTCCAAAAATTCAAAGAATGTAAATTCAATAAGTGTATATGATAACCCACGTAATGCATGAGATATCATTTActtgaaaattattataattaattaatttttcaactaATAAAGTATTTGTcttttaatatgaaaaaaaaaaacttttcattACTCAATTACTAAATTAGATAACCGCTTCAATCGAATAGTTGATTGTTTTGATCATTTAGGTTGTCATTTGCATCAATTAATTAATACGGGTAGttcaattttttcctaatttaaaaTAGCGTGGccccaaataaataattatgaaaataataaatccatttcatttattttctaaatttttatcaCTTCTCATTTGTTTCATTCAAATTTGTTGTTTTTTTCTTGAGTTATAATCATTCATAGCAAGTGATTCAAAATAACAAATTAATGGATTTAACTTTAATAGATATTTAGAAATACACacataatatattataaattttgAAGAGGACATCAACACACACAAATCGAGCCTTAAGTCCCACCAAATGAGATCAAGTGAACCTTTTCCGTCAATGCATAAGATCAAGGATGGTTTACTCTCACAATTTTAggagctattaaatcctttcttgtTATCTCATTGCATGTTACTCCTCTACTTTAGCTTGTTCCGCGATCACTTCTCTTCTGTttcattattttttcttattcCCACAGTTTTATAGTTCTTTCAAGATGCAGGATGATGATAATCAGAGCAGATATTACAGAACctgtgaaaaaaaataaaagctacGGAACCTCTTTTTTTAATTTGCTGCAGCAAGTAAGTGCATTATTTATTGATGACATGCCTGCACAACA includes:
- the LOC131156124 gene encoding pectinesterase inhibitor 5-like, whose translation is MERTLDDSDLQNGKEAADTALAKEKVPLRIEGPLNDGYLQNGREVAVTALDMDRVSLKMEGKPWQAQGIPNYCKPFFDDRRTKDADLRGLCPLSVAIATSRIQDTADRIPGLLSAATNPTDKQRLGVCQTDYSTALDKFKGAFSSASSEAYNDVVNLVREGANAAIDCNNVHRRSPPIGQSPIFDDNWNVAKMAGIVFAVVQAITVGF